A stretch of Mytilus edulis chromosome 11, xbMytEdul2.2, whole genome shotgun sequence DNA encodes these proteins:
- the LOC139494584 gene encoding uncharacterized protein, translating to MADENEADRAEFFQLLSNDLVPSFDSRILVVGAYEAGKTTLVSNLIGKDIPIERQSTDGIDVYFGKLLFDMKTQKLLEQTNVEKEGVIPGNTQPDIPNDGVLQQLSKKIDEYEKADSTEWYGDQEVIPIPVLDFAGQIIYHATHQTFITSHGIYLITFNGSKELDDSLSDREDDKKTTILENIRQWVSSILLYSHPDNKDYPKLMFVATHKDLVCQQDVQNKRAQLLNTLSACFTDESIKSHIMLQELFFVNGTSKNDPEIEELRDCISKTMIENPQWGQKVPKQFLILEMMFAALVEEGTKIISLEDAEKMNTQMGVKPLSMAELGLFLVVQHICGKMTYIDYPKLRNYIVIDPTCLIDVLKSIVTSVPIIASLRQGRLTNSDLANIWSSEKFSHFLQHEEYFRQLLVHYDILSEVRRYDRESGKKISVDCYLVPCMITAHNTTTFFAKHLTSDKCVGFVFEFSATYVPDAIPRRLIASILSIWNVKQYENVDLLFSGCVAVVLDRKHDLVVKTELNTVAVYIVHKKRKELIIKDLASCVRECLEQNLAKISEVYSLAFTSDNITQRYVPFHIRLKSGCLSPNCLLDAQNVNSIGTSWVCDNHGYITPKSELEIWYTDRTILQCTDSCQGILYAVLSMLLNDSQLLRICNSLTKEEVRSLAFNLGVSITKLDAIDVDSIPMHKFYSLRICREQNKSCKDFVKAMEAAEINRHAMCQILRQEEVETGILYAVLSMLLNDSQLLRICNSLTKEEVRSLAFNLGVSITKLDAIDVDSIPMHKFYSLRICREQNKSCKDFVKAMEAAEINRHAMCQILRQEEVETDLPDKILNLSPSDEMLDKLCLRIGKEWMVLGLELGIEIERLEQIEYDNPKVLREVSRQMLYCWRNREDNSTIRELLHALERSGRNPHLITEILENCESFPKLIPID from the exons ATGGCGGATGAAAACGAAG CTGACAGAGCTgaattttttcaacttttatctaaTGATTTAGTACCATCGTTTGATAGTCGAATTTTAGTAGTCGGAGCTTATGAAGCTGGAAAAACAACGCTTGTGTCGAATTTAATCGGTAAAGACATCCCTATAGAGAGACAGAGTACTGATGGAATAGACGTGTACTTTGGAAAATTGTTGTTTGATATGAAGACACAGAAACTTCTAGAACAAACAAAtg ttgaaaaagaagGTGTCATACCAGGGAATACACAGCCCGATATTCCAAATGATGGTGTTTTACAACAACTTTCTAAAAAAATAGATGAGTATGAAAAAGCCGATTCCACGGAATGGTATGGGGACCAGGAAGTTATTCCAATTCCTGTTTTAGATTTTGCTGGGCAAATAATTTATCACGCAACCCATCAAACATTCATCACTTCACATGGCATTTATCTTATCACATTTAATGGCAGCAAAGAGTTGGACGACTCTCTTAGTGACAGAGAAGACgacaaaaagacaacaatacTTG AAAATATCAGACAATGGGTTTCATCAATTCTACTATACAGCCACCCTGATAATAAAGATTATCCAAAACTGATGTTTGTAGCTACACACAAAGACCTTGTCTGTCAG caagacgTTCAAAATAAGCGAGCTCAACTGTTAAATACTTTATCAGCATGCTTTACTGATGAGAGTATTAAGAGCCATATAATGCTACAAGAATTGTTCTTTGTAAATGGTACAAGTAAGAATGACCCTGAAATAGAAGAATTAAGAGATTGCATATCAAAGACTATGATTGAAAATCCACAATGGGGACAAAAGGTACCAAAACAGTTTCTCATCCTTGAGATGATGTTTGCAGCATTAGTTGAAGAGGGAACAAAAATAATCAGTCTCGAAGATGCAGAAAAAATGAATACACAAATGGGTGTGAAACCCCTCTCTATGGCAGAATTAGGACTGTTCCTAGTCGTACAACATATTTGCGGCAAAATGACATATATCGATTATCCCAAGCTCCGAAACTACATAGTTATTGACCCAACTTGTCTAATTGATGTCTTGAAGTCCATTGTAACATCTGTGCCCATAATAGCTAGTTTACGTCAAGGACGACTTACCAACTCTGACTTGGCAAATATTTGGAGTTCTGAAAAGTTCTCCCACTTTCTGCAACATGAGGAATATTTCCGGCAGCTGTTGGTTCACTATGATATACTGTCAGAAGTAAGACGTTACGATAGAGAAAGTGGAAAGAAGATATCTGTGGATTGTTATCTTGTACCTTGCATGATCACGGCTCACAATACGACAACTTTTTTTGCAAAACATCTAACATCTGACAAATGTGTTGGCTTTGTATTTGAATTCAGCGCTACATATGTTCCGGATGCAATACCACGCAGACTCATAGCAAGCATTCTAAGCATTTGGAATGTAAAACAATATGAAAATGTAGATTTGCTCTTTTCTGGATGTGTTGCTGTCGTCTTGGATAGGAAACATGATTTAGTAGTAAAAACTGAACTTAACACTGTGGCAGTGTATATAGttcacaaaaaaagaaaagagttAATAATTAAAGATCTTGCCTCGTGTGTACGAGAATGTTTAGAACAAAACCTTGCTAAAATTTCAGAAGTCTACTCCCTTGCCTTCACTAGTGATAACATTACACAGAGATACGTTCCATTTCATATTAGGTTGAAATCTGGATGTCTGTCCCCAAATTGCTTGCTAGATGCGCAGAATGTAAACAGCATTGGGACCAGCTGGGTGTGTGACAACCATGGATATATTACACCCAAATCTGAACTAGAAATTTGGTATACTGACAGG ACTATCTTACAGTGTACAGATTCATGTCAAG GTATACTATATGCCGTTCTGTCGATGTTACTCAACGACTCGCAGCTTCTTCGCATTTGTAATAGCTTAACAAAAGAAGAAGTACGCAGCTTGGCATTCAACCTTGGGGTCTCGATTACTAAACTTGATGCCATTGATGTTGATTCGATTCCTATGCACAAATTTTATAGCCTTCGTATCTGCAGAGAGCAGAACAAATCATGTAAAGATTTCGTCAAGGCCATGGAAGCTGCTGAAATCAACAGACATGCCATGTGTCAG ATTCTGAGACAGGAAGAAGTGGAGACCG GTATACTATATGCCGTTCTGTCGATGTTACTCAACGACTCGCAGCTTCTTCGCATTTGTAATAGCTTAACAAAAGAAGAAGTACGCAGCTTGGCATTCAACCTTGGGGTCTCGATTACTAAACTTGATGCCATTGATGTTGATTCGATTCCTATGCACAAATTTTATAGCCTTCGTATCTGCAGAGAGCAGAACAAATCATGTAAAGATTTCGTCAAGGCCATGGAAGCTGCTGAAATCAACAGACATGCCATGTGTCAG ATTCTGAGACAGGAAGAAGTGGAGACCG atttgCCTGATAAGATTTTGAATCTGTCGCCAAGTGATGAGATGCTTGACAAATTGTGTCTTCGAATTGGTAAGGAGTGGATGGTTCTTGGCTTAGAACTCGGTATTGAAATCGAACGCCTGGAACAAATAGAATACGACAATCCGAAAGTACTCCGGGAAGTCAGTAGACAAATGTTATATTGCTGGAGAAACAGAGAAGATAACTCAACAATCAGAGAGCTACTCCATGCTTTGGAAAGATCTGGTAGAAATCCACATTTGATTAcagaaattttagaaaattgtgaaagcTTTCCCAAATTAATTCCTATTGATTGA